The sequence ATTCTTTCCTATTGGATGAATAGATATATTGATGTTATTATAATTATGCTATTGAAACCCTATATAAAAGCCTTGAGCCTCCAAGATATGGTTTGCATTATTCCGACCGTTGCtctttacttattttttttcttgatCTCTTACTAACTTCAGCGCCGGAGTGTCTTCTCTCCCCTTTGCAGGTCTCGACCACCCGTCATCCTCAAAACATCCGGCCTCCACCTAGTCTTcaacatataaattattttctaatttttcaaTTAGCATTTTGTTCATATATCCTTGCCTTATTTTATACATTTCCCCTTTTGAATCAATTATAGTAGCAAAAGAGAACACTGAAATTGTCATGTATtaagcaaatttttttttttttttttatctcatgtaCTAACAGTGAAAACTTTAAAATAGAAGGGATTTAAGCATTTTAATGTCAAAGTTTGGCTGTGTTCTAGTTAATCCTTTCTCACTAAGTACCAAAAAAATCTCCATGTAAGATATCCTATATGAGGGGTCAGATTATTCTTGCTATTCATTTGTGCAATCCACAAAGATCTTTCCTCTTCTTTCCTGAGGAATTGCTAACCCTTAAATTATCAAGGTGGTCATCAGAAATTTCAAATGCCACTTCTCTTTTCTCTGTCTTTGTTTCACTAGTCCTAAAAGACATGCCTATTATGTAAATTAAGAATAGAAATGTGAGTAGATGTATAAGTGTTAGTTTGTCACATTAACCTCATGCTTGCTTAATATTGAATACGTGATTCAGTTAAAAGACCGCTGCGCATCATCTGTATCCGAAATCGTATGTTTTTCAGTTTGAAATAAAGGTTTTGCAGTATTTGTATAGCCAAgactaaaaatacaaatttagaaCGGAAATGAAATGAATAAGTCTCTATTTTATATATTCAAAGATTGACTTTTCTCCGGACTCAATTCACCACAAAATCAGAATAAACGCATCTAACTTTACAATGGCATACAATAGAATGGGAACTGAACTCATTTCATACCTTTTTTTTCAACGCACTCATCGTGAATCTTACAACAGGCATCCAAATCATCACATGGTTTCTCCCCAGGACATCCGCTCCACCCAACTCCACAATACTTCCCGTATTTAATCCCAATAGCTATGTTTCCATCATCATTGacaaacaaagaaaaacaaaatcacATCAAGAAATGCATTAAAGGACGAATTTGAAGAAAATATTGTAGGAAGGAAGGAACAGGAATTTATTCGACTTACTATTACAATTCTCTGCAATACAGGTTTTACTGCATCTCAcctgaaaaaaaaatacagattcAGATTCTAATAGCTGTCTAAAAGCAAGATTAATAGGAAATCCGAGATGTAAAAACCACTGGATTTGATGAATTGTTAGAAGAGTGGACCTGAGATTCGTTGTTGGCGGAGTCAGAAACGGCGACGAGGAAAACGAAAACGGAGGTGAAAGCTACGGTGGCTGTGAGAGTTGTTGCAGGACGAATCGTACGATCCAGCATTCTCTCTGCTGATCGGTATTTCGTTTTTTTCAGCTTTAGTTGAGGACTTCTCTGTTTCTTGTGTTTAAGTGTAAGTTCCTCCATTGTTGCAGAACTGCCGAAGGTGACGTGGTttcgacaaatcagaagacGCTTATCTGCCAACATGTTAAAGTTGAACTTTTCAAGGACTGGGCCGCTTAAGTTATCTGGATTATTTTATGAACTTTTAGCCCAGTAAATTCGATATTTATGTAGGGCTCAAACTGCACTACCTACAACTAATCTACTTTTTACGTCAAAATCATgataattaactataaaattgaaatcatgatatttttgtttttttttgtcatttaatattttacttaaaatttaaaagaaatgacatcaaatttaaggGTCCATTTTATTAAAAAGACCGGGTTAGAACTGTTTGGAGTCGTCTCGGATCGTCTAGACGAGGATTGCCTGAGCGGCTAAAAATGAGTCAACCGATTTATACTGTCCGACTTGAGGAAATCGGAACGAGATTCTAAAAATCCCCGACTAGGTGCCGTTTAGGCGGCCGCCTCAACCAACTTTTAGAAAGTGATGATACACAAAACTCTTCTGTTTTCCATGAAGTAAAATATGATAACACTTATATAGGGAGATAAATGGTGGCACAAGATATATATAACCATCTATAAAGATAACAAACAAAAAAGTACAAATAAAGAAGAAATTAGCAATCTACTATAGCAGCTGATAACAATAAaacaaaagcaaaaaaaaaaaaaaagtaaagaatTAACGTAGTTTTTGTCTAAAGGTCGAAAGAAAATTTCAAAACctgaatgaagaagatgaaagtTTCGTGACTGGACATGTAGGTTTAAGTAGTTTTTTTTAAGGTAGGTTTAAGTAGTTTTTTTAAAGGAGATTTAAGTAAttaataatgtgttttttataTTCGGCTTTTCATGTATTAAAaccatatatattatatatcttTTTTCTTTCGTGAAATCTTCAACATTTCTGAAAGGCCTAAACCTTACGCAGCTTTCTGAACTTGTTATTTTGTTCCATAAATTTACGGGACGACCTATTTTTCCCTTTAACTATTTGAAAGTGACATTAACAATCtcttattttcattataacagAAATAAGATGGAGTTTCAACATTAGTACAAATGTTCATGGAACTATTTTAATCAATCTGCATATATGTAGATGATTTAGAAGGAGTTAAAGTTATATGCAATTTTAACAAAAGAACTTATGTACTGTCTATACTAACATTATTTGTAGTTTGTTTTAGTAGTTCACAACCCTTTTTATTATGACTTTGGTGCTTGTAATAAGAACATGTCGTGATTGTTTCCGTTATGATGAAAACATGGAATTGCTAATACCATTTTTAAAaagttaaaggggtaaatagaTCGTTCCATAAGTTTAGGGAGTAAAATAACcaaaagtgacaagttcagggactGCGTATGGTTTAGGTCTTTCTGAAATAACCCCTAATCTTTATTCTCTTAATCAGAATCACCCTTACCCAGATAAAACCCCACGAATGTTAAACCGCTTCTCACATTAAGCCCATTTTTTCTCTACCTCTCACTCTAACGAGGGAAGGTAAGCGGCGACGAACGCGAAGACTATACAGTCTCTTTGCCTTCTACAACTTCTCTTTCTCCGATCTTCTATTCAGGTAAAGCATTCTGTCCATTCAGTGCTATATTTCGATTCGCAGATTAGTCGATTTTACTCTTAGCAGTCCGTTTTTTGCCCACAGATCTTACTTGATTTTCTCTGTTTACTTCTTACTGTTGTGTTCGATTTGCTTGTAAGCATGATTTAGTTGTGATGCTTATGGTTTTGATATGTGCTTTTATTCTGTGGATTGTTATCTTGATAAGGTAGCGATTGAGGTTTAAACTTTATTTGGAGGTCCATTTAATGTATAGTGTGAAAACCCTTGGATTTTTCGATCTGTTGCGATCTGTGAATTCGTTCGGTCTAACCCACTGCTTTTGTTGAGAGAATCGCATATGTTAGGATTTTACGTTTTCTAATGGGATTTTGACATTGAGAAGAATCTATGATTAGAATGTGTGATTTCTGAGTTTCTATTTCTTTAGGTTTAGTTTGTGGAATTCATGGCGTCCAAGTTGTATCAGCTGCAGTCCAAAGCTTGTCAAGCGACACAGTTTGTGACCAAGCATGGATCTGCCTACTACAAGCAGTTGTTGGAGCAAAACAAGCAATATATTCAGGATCCTCCGACTATTGAGAAGTGCAGTGAGTTGTCAAAGCAATTGTTCTACACTCGCCTTGCTAGGTTTTGCTTCTAAACACTTGTTTATTTTGCAATTTGATAATTGTCGATGattgattttctttctttcataaAGTTTCTTGTGTCACGATATCTGATATTTGTGTGGTTTTCTTTCCCCACTTTATAAAGATACAGGATGTATAGATTAGTTATTGGCTGTATGTGTTGGCTTAGGCTGACTCCTAGAGCTGAAGAATATATTAGTTATTTTTGTGTTAAAGAAATGTATTTATCTTTCAGTATTTATCTGTGAAAAGTTTTCTCTGCATTTCTTGTTAGACACTCATTcattaagaaagaaaaaaggaatTTTGGTACTGGTTTGTTTTTGGTAGggttttttatttacattttttgtgAAATATGAAATTTCTGAAAGtatagaatttttttattttatgtttatatttttctGATTACTTATTCATCTTTAACATGCATTTCGTACTATTGAAGTTGTGAATACTAGCTCTATGATGCTTGGTTGAAACTTGAAAGATATTACCACACAACACAAAACGGCTTTCTGTTAACTGTTAGTTGGTCTTCTGTTAAAGAATCAATGTACACATTAATCTTTCATTTAAAACTTAACCCGCTTAGCATTATGGTGATGCATTCCATGTTACTTTAAAATAATTGAAAGAGTTTATATTTATTGTTCAAACAATgcttatgaaaaataattttcattGCCACTATATAAAAATGGGTCTTTGTGTTCATATTTCATGAATTGAGATGGAATATGTTATGGGCTCTTTGAGGAATCTATCTGTCAACATCATTTTTCTTCCAAGTTTCGTCATTATTGTACCTTCTCCATAAAGGGTATTCCTAGCAGtgatgtataaatatctctgtTAATATAGATATTCACTGATCTGCAATGCACATTTGTTTTGTAATATGCCCATAATTGATATTGTTGAAGCTGAAGAACACTACATTTCGTAGGAAAAAATATTCTTCAATGGGTAGGAATATTTTCAGGGGTCTGTTTACTGGAGTGCATACTGATACAAGTTTTAGTTTTGGCTGTAGTTATactattgtaatttcttcttttataaagTTCCCCATCTGGATTGTGCTTTTGATGTTTTATTGTACATGGAGTTCTATGTTGCCCGGACACGGACACGGATACGGTATCCGACACGGACACGGATACGGGAAACGTTATATGTGGGGGacacgtgtaaatattaaaaatattggggcacatttataaatattaaaaatatatttatatatatgattttttgtaatataactaaataattaGGAGCCCTATTTATATAGATGGATGGAGAAGTTTGAGAGTTTTTGTATTAATTAGGAGTTTCTTCTGGCATTAATTCCCCCCGTCCTTTGGAGTTCTGGCTCTCCAAATCTATCAACTATAACGACGATCGGTGAAGTTTTGTCCAACTTTCTGATATTACGGACACGGCCCCGACACTGTGTCCCTGGCGTTTCCGGCCGTGTCCGTATCGGATACGTATCCGACACGGGATACGCTGGGTCTATGGCGTGTCCGTGCATCAGAGATGGAGTTGTTTGCTGTTTTATTCATCTCTAATGTGTGATTTAGGTAAACATCAAATTATTTCAGTGATATTTGGTGTGATCAAGTTCTAATTTTCTGTTGGAGTTGGAAAAGGAGATAGAAATTCAGTTATAAtggaaattttattattttctctatatCAAGataggatttaaaaaaaatatcaaaattaaaaacgtTAGATATTGGTTCGGGTGGGAAAAGAATAATAGTCAAGATATACTGTTGCTCTTtataatgaacttcttaatatATTTGTGTTGAGATAATTTCATAACGTAATTTCATGCTTTCTCAAGAACCACACTTGAGATTGATGcaaacttttctttttatacAATCTAAGACCATCTATGTCAACATCAACGAGTTATCATCATCAGTCCCTTTTTCAAGTTACCATGAAATAAAATGTTAATTTAATAGATAGATAGAGATGAGTTTGTTTTCAAGAGGCACTGGTTATGATGTTGGCTCAAATTTGTTTGACATTTGCTATTATTTTCTATTGCCAGTATTCCTCATCGAAATGAAGCATTCTGGAAGGAACTTGATTATGTAAAGAATATGTGGAAGAACAGGAAAGAGCTGAACGTTGAGCATGCTGGGGTTGCTGCCTTGTTCGGGATAGAGTGCTTTGCTTGGTATTGTGCTGGTGAGATTGTGGGAAGGGGATTTACTTTCACTGGTTACTATCCTTGAAAAGAATCTCACTTCATAGGATGTGTTTTGAGGGAATTGATTGTGTAAGATTCTGTTGTCAGGCACTTgcaatattttttgtttttctgcaAAATTTTTGAAGCTGAGTAATCAGTGGTTTACTGTGACTGATTAATAAATTCTATATTTGAGGAGGCTTAGGATGTTACTGTAATTCCATATTACTTTACTGGAAGTCATAAATGATGATAAATTGATAATGCTGCAAGTCTTTTGCTGGCTTGCCTTTTCACTTGATTGTGTGAAATGTTTGTTATCTCCATTGCTTCCAAAGAAAATCCGATTTATTTATACCACACCATGTTGTTGTGCTGTTTCACTTTCAGAGTTGGGACATTTATTGCTATTGTTGATACACAAATAGGGTTTTAAGTTACCACATAACAAACACGATTTATAGAGAATTTGCCTGACATGATCCAGAGATGACATGACAATTTATGACATGACatattttgatgtttttttttgatACCTTAGTAGACACGGCTTCCACTTTGGCTTTTGAGATAGTATATCATGTAAAAGAATTAATCAATATCGAGGCGAGTTTGTGTTAGAAAGAAGGCAGCTAAGTGCGAATTTAACCCAGCAGATCAATAAGGACTTAGAAACGTAGAGCTCATATAATGTTGTAATTGATAGGGATGAAGTGTAATATTGACAATTACGCAGTACTTTTAGCAAAAAGTATTGTGGTGTACTGCAAAAAGTATTGTGGTAAATTACACCAGCCCCTCGCACAAGATCAATGTGATGCTGGGTTTTTCATAAAGATGGTAGGTCCAAGGATCAATGTGATGCTGGGTTTTTCATAGAGATGGTAGGTCCAAGGATCAATGTGATGCTGGATTTTTCATAGAGGTGGTAGGCCCAAGGGTAACTCTTTGGGGAAAGAGATCATCATAGTCTTCTAACATTCGACTAACTTCATTTGGCAACTTCCTCTCTTCTCCTTCTGTGTGTGTGATTCCCCCCGCTTGCTTTGACCATTACCACATAAACTGTTTGACTTTCTTCACATTTGTTGATAAACGCCTTGTAAGTTGGACAAACAATTAACGtagtctttttcttcttcttcaccttCGGTTCTCCTACCAAAGGTGAGTACATACCGAACACCCTCCTTCACAAATCGATAAGTGTTGCTTTGTTCGGCATGTGTAACATCCTGATCAAATTTCCATAGTCTACCTAGCAGTAAGTGACATGAATCAATGTCCACCACGTTACAGTAAACCTCACCATAATTCCTCGATAGCAAGAGGTACCTTGCATCGTTGAGTCAGTTTCAGCTCTCACACACtcttgatccaccccacactGTAGGGCTTCGGGTGCACCTCCAAAACCAAGCCAAATTTCCGAGCCACAACATCACTAATGATGTTCTCTTGGCTTCCACTATCAATGATCACATTACACTTACCTCCTTGCACCAGACAACGAGTGTGAAAGAGTTAGTGTTGTTGGCTCTCTTTAATTCAGTTGGAGACTACGAGTCGTCTCACCACATGGACTGTGTGATCATCTTCATAACCTCCATCATCCTCATCGTTGATAGGCTCACAAAACACATCATCTTCGTCCTCATA comes from Euphorbia lathyris chromosome 8, ddEupLath1.1, whole genome shotgun sequence and encodes:
- the LOC136203297 gene encoding probable phospholipase A2 homolog 1; its protein translation is MEELTLKHKKQRSPQLKLKKTKYRSAERMLDRTIRPATTLTATVAFTSVFVFLVAVSDSANNESQVRCSKTCIAENCNTIGIKYGKYCGVGWSGCPGEKPCDDLDACCKIHDECVEKKGLMNIKCHEKFKNCIRKVKKTGKVGFSEICPYEIAMPTIIQGMDMAIMFSQFGLPKDEL
- the LOC136203298 gene encoding uncharacterized protein, which translates into the protein MASKLYQLQSKACQATQFVTKHGSAYYKQLLEQNKQYIQDPPTIEKCSELSKQLFYTRLASIPHRNEAFWKELDYVKNMWKNRKELNVEHAGVAALFGIECFAWYCAGEIVGRGFTFTGYYP